In Mercenaria mercenaria strain notata unplaced genomic scaffold, MADL_Memer_1 contig_2295, whole genome shotgun sequence, one DNA window encodes the following:
- the LOC128552320 gene encoding multidrug resistance-associated protein 1-like, which yields MERIICLDKFWDMNLTWGNDREYPEFTECFQDTVILLMPSLWLILTTPLYLYILLQYKDSHGQWSGKCLIKISTASLQLSVRYLQIAQTDGGAWNTRNINQMVEGVTLVRL from the exons GATATGAATCTGACATGGGGAAATGATCGAGAATACCCAGAATTTACAGAATGTTTCCAGGACACCGTTATATTGCTTATGCCTAGTCTTTGGTTAATTTTGACCACACCTTTGTACTTGTATATATTACTGCAATACAAAGATTCTCATGGGCAATGGAGTgggaaatgtttgataaaaata AGTACAGCTTCACTTCAGCTATCTGTACGGTATCTACAGATAGCTCAGACAGATGGTGGGGCGTGGAACACCCGTAATATCAACCAGATGGTAGAGGGAGTGACACTGGTACGTCTGTGA